In Bacillota bacterium, a single window of DNA contains:
- a CDS encoding RHS repeat-associated core domain-containing protein → MERRGGAVTGVYSYGNALVARNGEVVLPDGLGTTRATVDSLQALTSTLTTEAFGNTAAQWVSSCNPYRFAGAWGYRDDGDAGLLHVGARYYDPQVGRFISRDAVLSEHPYLYCEHEPVNHVDPSGRCWVAIAAAVVGAALTVWGMYEWSQEIDRARAQGKRRRDSCYSGDNPEHDCTVDGGYLKDLQEKVAKEAKKRYVEAPIEKTLPPTVRLINGLRKLVQKVREAWHNEGDNRPPDRTQ, encoded by the coding sequence GTGGAACGTCGGGGCGGCGCGGTCACTGGCGTCTACAGTTACGGCAACGCTCTGGTTGCCCGCAACGGGGAGGTGGTGCTGCCAGACGGGTTAGGCACCACGCGGGCGACGGTGGACAGCCTTCAGGCACTGACCAGCACGTTGACAACCGAGGCGTTTGGCAACACGGCAGCGCAGTGGGTCAGCAGCTGTAACCCCTATCGCTTTGCGGGGGCATGGGGCTACCGCGATGACGGCGATGCGGGGTTGTTGCACGTCGGGGCACGCTATTACGACCCGCAGGTGGGGCGGTTCATCTCGCGGGATGCGGTGCTGAGTGAGCATCCGTATCTATATTGCGAGCATGAGCCGGTTAATCATGTGGATCCGAGTGGGAGGTGTTGGGTTGCTATCGCAGCTGCAGTTGTGGGGGCTGCTCTCACGGTTTGGGGTATGTATGAATGGAGCCAAGAGATAGACCGAGCACGCGCTCAGGGTAAGCGACGCAGGGACTCTTGCTACTCGGGCGATAACCCAGAGCACGACTGCACTGTAGATGGCGGGTATCTGAAAGACCTGCAAGAGAAGGTCGCAAAAGAAGCCAAGAAACGCTATGTTGAAGCCCCTATCGAGAAGACATTGCCTCCTACGGTCCGCTTGATAAACGGACTGCGTAAGTTAGTGCAAAAGGTTAGGGAGGCATGGCACAACGAGGGCGATAATCGCCCGCCTGACCGGACTCAGTGA
- a CDS encoding ankyrin repeat domain-containing protein, protein MGRHPRAWMTTGGCGTIFAVANLLLFVVLMYWAWRYGINHYLCVAAVSGDLNTAETMLRLGASPNYRLPNGDTPLTLAARAGHPLIVLSLLSAGADVNLPRSNGETPLFVAVEGGHLAVARILLENRADVNRANRSGVTPLMIASRDGRVEMVQLLLAYRADPTLRDQRGFDAFHFVKSKEGQQYQQIEQVLREALGTQGKK, encoded by the coding sequence ATGGGAAGACATCCACGCGCTTGGATGACCACAGGTGGTTGCGGAACGATCTTTGCTGTAGCAAACCTGCTGTTATTTGTGGTGCTGATGTATTGGGCATGGCGCTACGGCATCAACCACTACCTGTGTGTCGCAGCGGTTAGCGGCGACCTCAATACAGCGGAGACGATGCTGCGCTTGGGAGCTTCTCCGAATTACCGTTTACCGAATGGAGACACCCCTTTGACTTTGGCAGCCCGTGCTGGTCATCCTTTGATTGTTCTCAGTTTGCTTAGCGCTGGTGCTGACGTCAATCTACCAAGAAGCAATGGAGAAACCCCATTGTTTGTCGCAGTAGAGGGAGGGCACCTGGCGGTTGCCCGCATCTTACTGGAAAACCGTGCAGATGTGAATCGCGCCAACCGCAGTGGTGTGACGCCTCTGATGATTGCAAGCCGGGATGGTAGGGTAGAGATGGTGCAATTACTACTTGCTTACAGGGCAGACCCCACCTTGAGAGACCAGCGCGGCTTTGATGCATTCCACTTTGTAAAAAGTAAGGAGGGGCAGCAATACCAGCAGATAGAACAGGTGTTGAGAGAGGCGCTTGGTACGCAGGGGAAGAAATGA
- a CDS encoding RHS repeat-associated core domain-containing protein, whose amino-acid sequence MGSDATEKIGACCSKPASIGNPVAQWGNSSNPYRFAGAWGYRDDGDAGLLYIGARYYELAVGRWTSADKWLGNLYQPLSLNRYLYCEDDLVNHVDPSGNIPSGSKTGRKRHGSGQKNMRPTLARASA is encoded by the coding sequence ATAGGCTCGGACGCCACAGAGAAAATTGGCGCGTGCTGCAGCAAGCCTGCGTCTATCGGTAACCCGGTAGCGCAGTGGGGCAACAGTTCCAACCCCTATCGCTTTGCGGGCGCATGGGGTTACCGCGACGATGGGGATGCGGGGCTGCTATATATCGGGGCGCGCTACTATGAGCTAGCGGTAGGTCGGTGGACGAGCGCGGACAAGTGGTTGGGCAACCTGTATCAGCCGCTGTCGCTGAACCGGTATCTGTATTGCGAGGATGACCTGGTCAACCACGTGGATCCGAGCGGGAATATCCCCAGTGGGTCAAAGACTGGGCGAAAACGGCATGGGAGTGGACAAAAGAACATGCGTCCAACGTTGGCAAGGGCATCGGCGTAG